One Gemmatimonadaceae bacterium DNA window includes the following coding sequences:
- a CDS encoding phosphatidate cytidylyltransferase produces the protein MSELTRRILFALVGAPATVALVYFGGWILAAALGAVSGICAWELYRMARAGGTNPMSTIGIVLAAAIPILVHAHYLDVFTLSIAQASLIFLALFASVIWLRGVAGRPLVSVSVTLFGLLYAALSTFIYPLRYHDYAIGALAGTALVMLPIGVTWGTDIGAYAFGRMFGKRKLMPSISPGKTVAGAVGGVVAAIASCWFYVTVFLKPFAHLALTPLGMIVFGIAISVAGQIGDLAESMLKREAGVKDSSALLPGHGGLLDRWDSLLFAIPVAYLILSQLLIPAPG, from the coding sequence GTGTCGGAGCTCACGCGGCGCATTCTGTTCGCGCTGGTGGGCGCGCCCGCTACGGTCGCGCTCGTCTATTTCGGTGGATGGATTCTGGCCGCTGCCCTCGGTGCCGTCTCGGGGATTTGCGCCTGGGAGCTGTATCGAATGGCACGCGCAGGTGGAACGAACCCGATGTCGACGATCGGGATAGTTCTCGCCGCGGCGATTCCCATTTTGGTTCACGCACACTATCTGGATGTTTTTACGCTTTCGATCGCTCAAGCGTCGCTGATTTTCCTGGCGTTGTTTGCGAGTGTGATATGGCTGCGTGGTGTAGCTGGCCGGCCTCTGGTGTCGGTATCGGTGACGCTCTTCGGACTCCTGTACGCCGCGCTCAGTACGTTCATCTATCCGCTGCGCTACCATGACTACGCGATAGGGGCGCTCGCTGGCACGGCGTTGGTGATGTTGCCGATTGGCGTTACGTGGGGGACCGACATCGGCGCCTACGCCTTCGGGCGGATGTTCGGAAAACGGAAGCTCATGCCATCGATTAGTCCGGGAAAAACCGTCGCTGGTGCCGTTGGCGGCGTTGTTGCCGCAATCGCAAGCTGCTGGTTTTATGTGACTGTATTTCTCAAGCCATTCGCGCATCTCGCGCTGACGCCTCTTGGCATGATCGTGTTCGGTATTGCGATCAGCGTCGCCGGCCAGATCGGTGACCTCGCCGAATCGATGCTCAAGCGTGAAGCAGGCGTGAAGGATTCGTCAGCACTGCTTCCCGGCCACGGTGGGCTTCTGGATAGATGGGACAGCTTGCTGTTCGCGATACCTGTCGCGTATCTGATTCTAAGCCAGCTTCTGATTCCGGCGCCAGGATGA
- the rpsB gene encoding 30S ribosomal protein S2: MTEPNLDQLLAAGVHFGHQTRRWNPKMRRFIFAERNGIHIIDLQKTLRQLELAKKLARDVILRGDAVLFVCTKRQLVNIVKEEAERCGAMFVTERWLGGLLTNFQTVKKQVRRLKELEAGSESGGDFENYTKKEQLMMARQRDKLSKNLSGIKNLTRLPGLMFVVDSKKERIAVSEGNKLGIPIIALVDTNADPDLITVPIAGNDDAIKSVELVTHAISDAIVEARREAPIREEAEETESYTYSSDRGAEPEGEGDRKKKRRPRRRRAKPEAIAARLKTGGEAESGESDSADAAVETSGAGDAVANAEPVEG, encoded by the coding sequence ATGACTGAGCCCAATCTCGATCAGCTACTCGCCGCCGGTGTCCATTTCGGGCACCAGACCCGCCGCTGGAATCCGAAGATGCGCCGCTTCATCTTCGCCGAGCGCAACGGGATTCACATCATCGACCTTCAGAAAACACTGCGTCAGCTCGAGCTCGCAAAGAAGCTCGCGCGCGATGTGATCCTGCGCGGCGACGCAGTGCTGTTCGTCTGCACCAAGCGCCAGCTCGTCAACATTGTGAAGGAGGAAGCCGAGCGCTGCGGGGCGATGTTCGTCACGGAGCGGTGGCTCGGTGGACTGCTCACCAACTTTCAGACGGTGAAGAAACAGGTCCGGCGCCTGAAGGAGCTCGAGGCCGGCAGTGAGTCAGGCGGAGATTTCGAGAACTACACGAAGAAAGAACAGCTGATGATGGCGCGTCAGCGCGACAAGCTCTCGAAGAACCTCTCGGGCATCAAGAATCTGACGAGGCTTCCGGGCCTGATGTTCGTCGTTGACTCGAAGAAGGAACGCATCGCCGTGAGCGAAGGAAACAAGCTCGGCATTCCGATTATCGCTCTGGTCGACACGAACGCCGATCCCGATCTCATTACAGTGCCGATTGCCGGCAACGACGATGCGATCAAGTCGGTCGAGCTCGTGACGCATGCGATCTCCGACGCGATCGTCGAGGCGCGGCGCGAAGCACCAATTCGCGAGGAAGCCGAGGAGACGGAGTCGTACACATACAGCTCCGACCGCGGCGCCGAGCCGGAAGGAGAAGGCGATCGGAAGAAGAAGCGGCGGCCCCGTCGCCGTCGCGCAAAGCCGGAAGCGATTGCTGCGCGGCTGAAGACGGGCGGAGAAGCAGAGTCGGGTGAATCAGACTCTGCGGACGCTGCGGTAGAGACCAGCGGAGCGGGCGACGCGGTAGCTAACGCGGAGCCCGTAGAGGGTTAA
- the rpsI gene encoding 30S ribosomal protein S9: protein MADSTTTTHTIGRRKEARCRLYLKPGSGKWQVNGRTLGDYFPRSAHVAAIQQPFTATDSLGRFDIIAKVEGGGLTGQAGALRLAVARALVKIDESHRRKLRDLGLLTRDARAVERKKPGRPKARKKFQFSKR from the coding sequence ATGGCTGACAGCACGACAACCACGCACACAATCGGGCGCCGCAAGGAAGCGCGCTGCAGACTGTATCTCAAGCCCGGCTCCGGAAAATGGCAGGTGAATGGCCGTACTCTGGGCGATTACTTCCCGCGCTCGGCTCACGTTGCCGCTATTCAGCAGCCGTTCACAGCAACAGATTCGCTCGGTCGTTTTGACATCATCGCGAAGGTAGAAGGCGGCGGACTCACCGGTCAGGCCGGTGCGCTGCGTCTCGCTGTCGCCCGCGCCCTGGTGAAGATCGACGAATCGCACCGGCGCAAGCTGCGCGACCTCGGACTGCTCACGCGCGACGCACGCGCTGTCGAGCGCAAGAAGCCCGGCCGTCCGAAAGCCCGCAAGAAATTCCAGTTCTCCAAGCGTTAG
- a CDS encoding biotin/lipoyl-containing protein — protein MRARSGGRMKYVVDLNGERREVELNGTTAKIDGSEVEARLEPIEGTPLAVLTLGEEVHRVIVRRTGRRGRYVLSVGGHRFEVEALDERTRAIRDITAAVAKPSGPAPIIAPMPGLVVRVNVAVGDVIVAGHGAVVMEAMKMENELRAKTGGTVKALHAEVGMAVEKGAILVELQ, from the coding sequence ATGCGAGCTCGTTCCGGCGGGCGCATGAAGTACGTCGTCGATCTCAATGGCGAGCGCCGTGAAGTAGAGCTGAACGGAACGACCGCGAAGATAGATGGCAGCGAAGTCGAAGCCCGTCTCGAGCCGATCGAGGGAACTCCGCTCGCCGTCCTCACGCTGGGCGAAGAAGTCCATCGCGTGATTGTCCGTCGGACGGGTAGGCGTGGCCGTTATGTCCTATCGGTTGGAGGCCATCGCTTTGAAGTCGAGGCGCTGGATGAGCGGACGCGTGCAATTCGCGACATCACCGCGGCAGTCGCGAAACCGTCAGGTCCGGCTCCCATCATCGCGCCAATGCCGGGCCTGGTCGTGCGGGTGAATGTGGCAGTCGGCGACGTGATCGTTGCGGGGCACGGCGCCGTGGTGATGGAAGCGATGAAGATGGAGAACGAGCTGCGCGCGAAGACAGGCGGGACTGTGAAAGCTCTGCACGCCGAAGTCGGAATGGCAGTGGAGAAGGGCGCGATTCTCGTCGAGCTACAGTAA
- the rplM gene encoding 50S ribosomal protein L13, which translates to MKTYTATPKDIKHDWFIVDADGMVLGRLAVEVAKIIRGKHKAMYTPHMDTGDNVIVINASKVKVTGKKAEQKRYFHHTGYMGHERFVPFAAMLEKHPERVIEKAVYGMLPKTALGRQALRRKLRVFANANHSHAAQQPKVLDLKEKGETK; encoded by the coding sequence ATGAAGACATACACCGCAACCCCGAAGGACATCAAGCACGACTGGTTTATCGTCGACGCCGATGGAATGGTGCTCGGACGCCTGGCCGTCGAAGTCGCGAAGATCATCCGCGGGAAGCACAAGGCGATGTACACACCGCACATGGATACAGGTGACAACGTCATCGTCATCAACGCGTCGAAGGTAAAAGTCACCGGCAAGAAGGCGGAGCAGAAGCGGTACTTTCACCATACCGGCTACATGGGACACGAGCGTTTCGTCCCCTTTGCAGCGATGCTCGAGAAGCATCCCGAGCGCGTGATCGAAAAAGCGGTATACGGCATGCTGCCGAAAACCGCGCTGGGCCGGCAGGCGCTGCGCCGCAAGCTGCGCGTCTTCGCGAATGCGAATCACTCGCACGCCGCTCAGCAGCCGAAGGTTCTGGACCTCAAGGAAAAGGGTGAGACGAAGTAA
- the pyrH gene encoding UMP kinase, whose product MASPVAYTRVLLKVSGEALAGGHGTGFHFDTLERIAEDIKQVVGMGIGIGLVIGGGNIVRGAEFAKLGMDRVGSDYMGMLGTVINALAMQDVLERAGMETRVMTAINMEEIAEPFIRRRAIRHFEKGRVVLFAGGTGNPYFSTDTAAALRAIQTKAQVIIKATSVDGVYSADPKKDATATLFTDISYRDVMVKELGVMDQTAIALCRENNLPVIVLNINTPGAIARAVKGERIGTIVQ is encoded by the coding sequence GTGGCGAGTCCGGTCGCCTACACACGTGTGCTGCTCAAGGTCTCCGGCGAAGCACTCGCTGGAGGCCATGGCACCGGATTCCACTTCGACACACTCGAAAGGATTGCCGAAGACATCAAGCAGGTAGTCGGCATGGGCATCGGGATCGGCCTCGTCATTGGCGGCGGCAATATCGTACGCGGAGCGGAGTTCGCTAAGCTCGGCATGGACCGCGTCGGCAGCGACTACATGGGTATGCTCGGAACGGTAATCAACGCGCTGGCGATGCAGGATGTCCTCGAGCGCGCGGGCATGGAGACACGGGTGATGACCGCGATCAACATGGAAGAGATCGCCGAGCCATTCATCCGGCGGCGAGCCATCCGACACTTCGAGAAGGGACGCGTCGTTCTGTTCGCCGGCGGAACAGGGAATCCGTATTTCTCCACGGACACCGCGGCTGCATTGCGGGCGATTCAGACCAAGGCGCAGGTAATCATCAAGGCGACGAGTGTCGACGGAGTCTATTCCGCAGATCCAAAGAAAGACGCGACGGCAACTCTGTTCACTGACATCAGCTATCGCGACGTGATGGTGAAGGAGCTTGGCGTGATGGACCAGACGGCAATCGCGCTGTGCAGGGAGAACAATCTCCCCGTTATCGTTTTGAACATCAACACACCCGGAGCGATCGCGCGCGCCGTAAAGGGCGAGCGGATCGGCACAATAGTTCAATGA
- the frr gene encoding ribosome recycling factor, with translation MNTIPQIIKDSRAGMEKALESSKRELASIRTGKASVNLLDTVKVEAYGQTMPLNQVASVSAPEPRLLTVTPWDKGLTQAIEKALRESDLGLNPMTQSGVIRVPIPALNEERRRDLVKVVHKLAEEARIGVRHGRTEGRDKLKKLDKVSEDDVKHAEKDLQKLHDDYISKIDDLLQGKEAEIMEV, from the coding sequence ATGAACACGATACCGCAGATCATCAAGGACTCCCGTGCCGGAATGGAGAAGGCTCTCGAGAGCTCGAAGAGGGAGCTGGCATCGATCCGGACGGGAAAGGCGAGCGTGAATCTCCTCGATACGGTCAAAGTCGAGGCATACGGACAGACGATGCCGCTCAATCAGGTTGCGAGTGTCTCTGCGCCCGAGCCTCGGCTTCTCACCGTTACCCCGTGGGACAAGGGTTTGACGCAGGCAATCGAAAAGGCTCTTCGCGAGTCGGACCTCGGGCTCAACCCCATGACGCAGAGCGGAGTCATTCGCGTTCCGATTCCCGCGCTGAACGAAGAGCGGCGAAGAGATCTCGTGAAGGTCGTGCACAAGCTTGCCGAGGAAGCGCGCATTGGAGTGCGCCACGGTCGGACGGAAGGGCGCGACAAGCTGAAGAAGCTCGACAAGGTCTCCGAGGACGACGTGAAGCATGCCGAGAAGGACCTGCAGAAGCTTCACGACGACTACATCTCGAAGATTGACGATCTGCTGCAGGGGAAGGAAGCAGAAATAATGGAAGTCTGA
- the dxr gene encoding 1-deoxy-D-xylulose-5-phosphate reductoisomerase, whose amino-acid sequence MNQRGIAILGSTGSIGTTALKVIARQRDRFRVVALTAHSNADLLREQVREFRPAYVGLVNFAEARAESWQRGAECLVEAATRDDADIVLNAIVGAAGLDATIAALTAGKRVALANKETLVVAGELVTKAAAEGGGEIVPVDSEHSAILQCIGGRDRSEIRRVILTASGGPFREWTEKRLADATLTDALQHPTWTMGRKITIDSATLVNKALEVIEAHFLFGLPYDSIEVVVHPQSVVHSFVEFVDGSVVAQMSVPSMELPVLYALTHPERATDSGVPPFDPVALSPMTFEPVAYERFPALRLGIDAGRRGGAAPAVFNAANEQAVALFLAGSIRFADICASIDSALQRLGDLPSTSREELLDADMKARRHVMESFGC is encoded by the coding sequence ATGAATCAGCGGGGGATTGCGATCCTTGGCTCCACGGGCTCCATCGGCACGACCGCTCTCAAGGTTATCGCGCGTCAGAGGGATCGATTTCGGGTTGTTGCGCTGACGGCACACAGCAACGCGGACCTGCTCCGCGAACAGGTGCGTGAATTCCGCCCGGCTTATGTTGGACTCGTCAATTTCGCCGAGGCTCGTGCGGAAAGCTGGCAGCGCGGCGCCGAGTGTCTTGTCGAGGCGGCGACGCGCGATGACGCCGACATTGTGCTCAACGCCATCGTCGGTGCGGCGGGACTCGATGCCACCATCGCGGCATTGACGGCCGGCAAGCGCGTGGCGCTCGCCAACAAGGAGACCCTCGTCGTTGCGGGCGAGCTTGTGACAAAAGCCGCGGCAGAAGGCGGTGGAGAGATTGTCCCGGTGGACAGCGAGCACAGCGCTATTCTGCAGTGCATCGGGGGACGCGACCGCAGCGAGATTCGCCGGGTGATCCTCACCGCCTCGGGCGGACCGTTCCGGGAATGGACCGAGAAGCGCCTGGCTGACGCGACTCTGACCGACGCTCTGCAGCATCCGACCTGGACAATGGGTCGCAAGATCACGATCGACAGTGCGACGCTGGTGAACAAGGCGCTGGAGGTGATCGAGGCGCATTTTCTGTTCGGGCTTCCGTACGATTCGATCGAGGTGGTCGTTCATCCGCAGAGCGTTGTGCACTCGTTCGTCGAGTTTGTCGACGGCAGCGTCGTCGCGCAGATGAGCGTTCCATCCATGGAGCTGCCGGTGCTGTACGCGCTCACGCATCCAGAACGAGCGACGGACAGCGGTGTACCCCCGTTCGACCCGGTTGCTCTGTCTCCGATGACGTTCGAGCCTGTGGCTTACGAAAGATTTCCGGCGCTCCGGCTTGGAATCGATGCCGGTCGACGGGGTGGCGCGGCACCCGCAGTGTTCAATGCGGCGAACGAGCAGGCCGTCGCGCTGTTCCTGGCCGGAAGCATCCGGTTCGCGGACATTTGCGCCTCGATAGATTCCGCTTTGCAGCGTCTCGGTGATCTGCCGTCGACAAGCAGGGAAGAGCTGCTTGACGCCGACATGAAGGCGCGCCGCCACGTGATGGAGTCATTCGGATGTTAG
- a CDS encoding acetyl-CoA carboxylase biotin carboxylase subunit yields MFSKVLVANRGEIAVRVIRACRELGVKSVAIYSDADAAAPHVREADEAVNIGPPPSRESYLLGDRIIEVARERGAQAIHPGYGFLSEREWFARAVRDAGLMFVGPPAEAIAALGNKTAARTLALQHDVPVVPGTTEALTNVESALALAETFGYPMLLKAAAGGGGKGMRVVRQASELEASLGAAQREAQNAFGDDAVYIEKYIEGPRHVEIQVLADRHGNVLSLGERECSVQRRHQKMLEESPSVAVSSQLRRWMGEAAVRLARAAGYVNAGTCEFLLDSEDNFYFLEMNTRLQVEHPVTEFVTGIDLVQWQLRVAAGERLPFKQEEIKPRGWSIECRITSEDTANGFLPSTGRIDYLHIPSGPGVRWDGGIESGSEVGLHYDPLLAKLIVWAATRELAIERMHRALLELVIDGVETSRDFHLRLMEDGEFRRGEIEIQWLERRLESLTNVRPPRETTEIAAIAAALLAERDRGRGPAAQATLGQAAKANGPGPRTSAAGTSLAGVAGAPLYNECATADGSNRWKNTARLESLR; encoded by the coding sequence CGCCAACCGAGGCGAGATTGCCGTAAGAGTAATCCGGGCGTGTCGCGAGCTGGGTGTGAAGAGCGTCGCGATCTACAGCGACGCAGATGCAGCGGCGCCGCACGTTCGTGAAGCAGACGAAGCCGTCAATATCGGCCCGCCTCCTTCGCGCGAGAGCTACCTCCTCGGCGATCGCATCATCGAAGTTGCACGGGAGCGCGGCGCGCAGGCGATTCACCCTGGATACGGATTTCTTTCCGAGAGGGAATGGTTCGCGCGGGCAGTGCGTGACGCAGGACTTATGTTCGTCGGTCCACCAGCGGAAGCGATTGCCGCGCTCGGGAACAAGACAGCGGCGCGCACGCTGGCGCTGCAGCACGACGTGCCCGTGGTTCCCGGAACGACCGAGGCGCTTACAAATGTCGAGTCCGCGCTCGCACTCGCGGAAACCTTCGGGTATCCCATGTTGCTCAAGGCCGCCGCCGGCGGTGGCGGGAAGGGGATGCGCGTCGTTCGTCAGGCGTCGGAGCTCGAGGCTTCGCTTGGAGCCGCGCAAAGAGAGGCGCAGAACGCGTTCGGTGACGACGCGGTCTACATCGAGAAATACATCGAGGGTCCGCGGCATGTCGAGATTCAGGTTCTGGCCGACAGGCACGGCAACGTTCTTTCACTCGGCGAGCGTGAGTGCTCCGTCCAGCGACGTCACCAGAAGATGCTGGAGGAATCGCCCAGCGTTGCAGTGTCGTCGCAGCTTCGACGTTGGATGGGTGAGGCTGCGGTGCGCCTCGCTCGCGCGGCGGGTTACGTCAACGCCGGCACCTGTGAGTTTCTGCTCGACAGCGAAGACAATTTCTATTTCCTGGAGATGAACACGCGCCTCCAGGTCGAGCATCCGGTGACGGAATTCGTCACCGGGATCGATCTGGTCCAGTGGCAGCTGCGTGTGGCGGCCGGAGAGCGTCTCCCCTTCAAGCAGGAAGAGATCAAACCGCGGGGCTGGTCGATCGAGTGCCGAATCACGAGTGAAGACACTGCAAATGGATTCCTTCCTTCGACCGGCCGCATCGACTATCTGCATATCCCGAGCGGCCCGGGAGTCCGCTGGGACGGCGGGATAGAGTCGGGCAGTGAAGTCGGCCTCCATTACGACCCGCTCCTCGCCAAGCTCATAGTGTGGGCGGCGACGAGGGAGCTCGCGATCGAGCGGATGCATCGCGCACTTCTCGAGCTTGTGATCGACGGCGTCGAGACCTCACGAGACTTCCACCTCCGGCTGATGGAAGATGGGGAATTCCGGCGCGGGGAGATCGAGATTCAGTGGCTCGAGCGACGTCTTGAATCGCTGACTAACGTTCGCCCGCCCAGGGAGACAACGGAGATCGCCGCAATCGCCGCGGCGTTGCTGGCCGAGCGAGACCGCGGCCGCGGACCGGCGGCGCAGGCGACGCTGGGGCAGGCCGCAAAAGCGAATGGTCCCGGCCCGCGTACGTCGGCTGCTGGGACGAGCCTCGCCGGAGTCGCGGGCGCACCTCTATATAATGAGTGCGCGACGGCGGACGGCTCGAATCGGTGGAAGAACACCGCGCGCCTCGAATCACTTCGTTGA
- the tsf gene encoding translation elongation factor Ts, giving the protein MFTAKDVQTLRQRTGAGMMECKKALQENKGDMDRAVEHLRAKGIAKAEKRAGKQTSEGLITSYIHHNGKVGVMVEVNCETDFVARTDDFKTLAREIALHIASAAPIAVDRDGIPEEKVAVERRIAEEQAKSSGKPEAIVKRMVEGKVEAYFKDNTLMHQPWIREPKKTVGDLIKEASAKVGENIQVRRFVRYQMGEE; this is encoded by the coding sequence GTGTTCACGGCAAAGGATGTACAGACGCTGCGCCAGCGAACCGGCGCGGGAATGATGGAGTGCAAAAAGGCCCTGCAGGAGAACAAGGGTGACATGGACCGGGCGGTCGAGCACCTTCGCGCGAAGGGAATTGCGAAAGCCGAGAAACGCGCCGGAAAGCAGACCAGCGAGGGACTGATCACCAGCTATATCCACCACAACGGAAAAGTGGGAGTCATGGTGGAAGTGAACTGCGAGACCGATTTCGTCGCCCGTACCGATGATTTCAAGACGCTCGCGCGCGAGATCGCTCTGCACATCGCGAGCGCCGCGCCAATCGCCGTTGACCGCGATGGCATTCCCGAAGAGAAGGTCGCGGTCGAGCGACGCATCGCCGAGGAGCAGGCGAAGTCGAGTGGCAAGCCGGAGGCGATCGTGAAGCGGATGGTGGAGGGGAAGGTCGAGGCTTACTTCAAAGACAACACCCTCATGCACCAGCCGTGGATCCGCGAGCCGAAGAAAACCGTTGGCGATCTCATCAAGGAAGCGTCGGCCAAGGTTGGCGAGAACATCCAGGTGCGCAGATTCGTTCGCTACCAGATGGGAGAGGAATAA